A single window of uncultured Methanospirillum sp. DNA harbors:
- a CDS encoding TATA-box-binding protein translates to MTGSPENSLRIENIVASAKITDSLNLPQIASSIKDAEYNKKRFPGVVIRMQDPKIAALVFGSGKVVLTGAKSMESLTRGLDILGDLLRNLGIEIPTGLTYKVQNIVTSADLGAGINLNKIAVGFNLEKIEYEPEQFPGLVYRLDDPKVVVLLFGSGKLIITGGKVAEDARRAVLKIVDDLKGLGLL, encoded by the coding sequence ATGACTGGCAGTCCAGAGAACTCTTTGCGGATTGAAAATATAGTTGCATCCGCGAAGATTACCGATTCCCTCAACCTGCCTCAGATCGCCTCCAGCATCAAGGACGCCGAGTATAATAAGAAACGATTCCCGGGGGTGGTTATCAGAATGCAGGATCCAAAGATAGCGGCTTTGGTCTTTGGATCAGGCAAGGTTGTTCTGACCGGTGCAAAAAGCATGGAGAGCCTGACACGCGGTCTGGATATCCTTGGTGATCTGCTTCGCAACCTCGGGATTGAGATTCCGACCGGGCTGACGTACAAGGTTCAGAACATCGTAACGTCGGCAGATCTTGGTGCTGGGATCAACCTCAACAAGATCGCGGTCGGCTTCAATCTTGAGAAGATCGAGTATGAGCCAGAACAGTTCCCGGGTCTTGTTTACCGGCTTGATGACCCAAAGGTAGTTGTGCTCTTGTTTGGATCAGGAAAACTGATCATCACCGGGGGCAAGGTTGCAGAAGATGCCAGACGTGCAGTTCTCAAGATCGTAGATGACCTTAAAGGGCTTGGTTTACTCTAA
- the rpiA gene encoding ribose-5-phosphate isomerase RpiA produces the protein MTKSGNGNPKENAGYKAAEYVSDGMIVGLGTGSTVAYTMDRLAERIKGGLQITGVPTSIQTAMKARERGIPLASLDDVSEIDITIDGADQIDPSLRLIKGRGAAQVRERCVADASKRLIIVADSSKLCDQLSGPVPVEVIPFALGHVIRRLEGMGGSVVVRDGVKKDGPVLSDNGNIILDYHFGPIDNPQVLETEINNIPGVVGCGIMAEFSGIMTVIVGECDDCRILGIKEV, from the coding sequence ATGACGAAATCCGGGAATGGAAATCCGAAAGAGAATGCCGGATACAAGGCTGCCGAATATGTAAGCGATGGCATGATCGTCGGTCTCGGGACCGGTTCAACGGTTGCATACACGATGGATCGCTTAGCAGAGCGGATAAAGGGCGGTCTTCAGATTACAGGAGTTCCCACCTCTATTCAGACAGCAATGAAAGCCAGGGAAAGAGGAATTCCATTGGCCTCACTCGATGATGTATCAGAGATCGACATCACCATCGACGGGGCAGACCAGATCGATCCTTCACTCCGTTTGATAAAAGGCAGGGGTGCAGCGCAGGTCCGTGAGCGATGCGTGGCAGATGCATCCAAACGACTCATCATCGTTGCCGACTCATCCAAACTTTGTGATCAACTTTCAGGTCCGGTTCCGGTAGAGGTAATACCATTTGCTCTCGGGCATGTCATTCGCCGCCTTGAAGGAATGGGTGGTAGTGTTGTAGTCAGGGACGGAGTGAAAAAGGACGGACCTGTCCTCTCAGACAACGGAAATATCATTCTGGACTACCACTTCGGTCCCATAGATAATCCGCAGGTACTTGAAACAGAGATTAACAACATCCCAGGTGTCGTCGGATGCGGAATTATGGCCGAGTTTTCAGGTATTATGACGGTCATCGTCGGAGAGTGTGATGACTGTCGGATTCTGGGTATCAAAGAGGTGTAA
- the surE gene encoding 5'/3'-nucleotidase SurE produces MVPRILLTNDDGVNSEGLWAAYDALKDIAEVIVCAPATQQSAVGRSVSIFEPLRVNEISYNGVKAYSVGGKPTDSVILGLFALNLKPDMVVSGINIGENVSAEAITTSGTVGAALEAANQGIQAVAFSLQVEDQAEKFDNPKFPGSRFDGSKMVVRDVISRIFTQGFPKHTDVVNVNIPSVIKGGYEVTTLGERLFETGVEKRLDPRGKPYYWINGPLIEDAPDGTDVHAVRMGNISVTPITLDCTSYKATSCFGELFSGSPGQQT; encoded by the coding sequence ATGGTACCCCGCATCCTGCTGACCAACGATGATGGTGTTAATTCAGAAGGTCTCTGGGCAGCATACGACGCATTGAAAGATATTGCAGAAGTTATCGTCTGCGCCCCGGCAACACAGCAGAGTGCAGTTGGGAGGTCAGTCTCCATCTTTGAACCCCTCAGGGTTAACGAAATATCCTACAATGGAGTGAAGGCATACTCAGTCGGAGGAAAACCTACTGATTCGGTAATCCTCGGTCTTTTTGCTTTAAATCTAAAACCGGACATGGTCGTTTCCGGGATAAACATCGGTGAAAATGTTTCAGCAGAGGCAATAACTACATCCGGAACTGTGGGCGCTGCTCTGGAAGCAGCAAACCAGGGGATACAGGCAGTTGCATTTTCACTACAGGTAGAGGATCAGGCAGAGAAGTTTGACAATCCGAAGTTTCCAGGTTCACGTTTTGATGGATCTAAAATGGTTGTCAGGGACGTCATTTCACGGATATTTACGCAGGGTTTCCCAAAGCACACCGATGTAGTCAATGTAAACATTCCATCAGTTATCAAAGGAGGGTACGAAGTGACCACTCTTGGAGAACGGCTCTTTGAGACTGGAGTGGAAAAACGACTTGACCCAAGGGGAAAACCGTATTACTGGATCAACGGACCTCTGATTGAGGATGCACCAGATGGAACTGATGTTCATGCGGTCAGGATGGGCAATATTTCAGTAACACCGATAACACTTGACTGCACTTCTTACAAGGCAACTTCTTGTTTTGGTGAACTTTTCTCAGGCAGCCCGGGCCAGCAGACTTAA
- a CDS encoding ATP-grasp domain-containing protein, translating to MRVLLAEYASHHDPALAPEGEAMLRTLRDSFTRSGYEVEMPTPGADFADELRRLAPSCEEALVIAPDHLLARYTKIVEDLSRNIGCNSLAIAVCANKRRTADTLKAHGIDVPAEVTTGKRVIKEISGCGAVHMRLRDEEPGTGEFGQEFIEGEHFSVSMVGSRVVGEVCLYYTGEGPMVLSLNRQDIRIDQDGNFHYDGGETPGAHPMAEEIISVARKAATVLGCQGYTGVDLVVSPDRIVVVDVNPRPTDSIVGIAAIMEEDIADIIVKASYGRAPEKVNLKGKARFGKDGSVIVSDRD from the coding sequence ATGAGAGTTCTCCTCGCAGAATATGCAAGTCATCATGATCCTGCCCTGGCACCAGAAGGTGAAGCGATGTTACGCACTCTACGTGACAGTTTTACCCGGTCAGGATACGAGGTTGAAATGCCAACGCCAGGTGCCGATTTTGCGGATGAGCTTCGCCGACTGGCACCCTCATGCGAGGAAGCACTGGTTATTGCACCTGATCATCTGCTTGCACGGTATACGAAGATCGTTGAGGATCTGTCACGAAATATCGGGTGTAACTCTCTCGCGATTGCGGTCTGTGCAAATAAACGCCGGACAGCAGATACCCTCAAGGCCCATGGTATTGATGTCCCTGCGGAGGTCACAACAGGGAAACGGGTAATCAAGGAGATCTCCGGTTGCGGTGCTGTTCATATGAGACTTCGCGATGAGGAGCCCGGGACCGGAGAGTTTGGCCAGGAGTTCATCGAAGGCGAGCACTTCTCTGTGAGCATGGTTGGCAGCAGGGTTGTTGGTGAGGTCTGTCTGTACTATACCGGTGAAGGGCCGATGGTCCTCTCACTTAACAGGCAGGATATCAGGATCGATCAGGATGGGAACTTCCATTATGATGGTGGCGAGACGCCTGGTGCCCACCCAATGGCTGAAGAGATCATCAGCGTTGCGAGAAAAGCTGCTACCGTACTTGGCTGTCAGGGTTACACCGGGGTGGATCTTGTGGTTTCACCTGATCGGATCGTGGTAGTAGATGTAAATCCGCGTCCTACCGATAGTATTGTCGGGATTGCAGCGATTATGGAGGAGGATATCGCTGATATCATCGTGAAGGCGTCGTATGGCAGGGCACCTGAAAAGGTGAATCTCAAAGGGAAAGCACGGTTTGGAAAAGATGGATCGGTGATAGTTAGTGATCGGGATTGA
- a CDS encoding hydantoinase/oxoprolinase family protein: MIGIDVGGANLKVVDSSGVHIHYCPLWQEAPIQELLSPYAGSENAAVVMSGELADCFSSKQEGIWFIVSEVKAVFPDAIFYGMDGKFHTSAVPELAAANWLAMADLLREWYPEAVLVDMGSTTTDIIPLNAFDSMIGQTDLTRLQQGYLVYCGLLRTNVATLIQSAVINGLPTPVSTEYFASTGDIYVALHRIEPSDFSADTADRKGTDITSCMRRLARVVCGDLEEIGEDGALDVARSVYNAQMNQITESVRMIRARHQAEQILTVGVGSALVAQWTGGSDLSAELGEYTDAMPAYAVREKATALGNAGIQ; encoded by the coding sequence GTGATCGGGATTGATGTCGGTGGGGCGAACCTGAAGGTCGTTGATAGTTCAGGTGTTCATATTCACTACTGTCCGCTCTGGCAGGAGGCACCTATTCAGGAACTGCTGAGCCCCTATGCAGGATCAGAGAATGCTGCCGTTGTGATGAGCGGTGAGCTTGCAGACTGTTTTTCATCAAAACAGGAAGGGATCTGGTTCATCGTTTCAGAAGTGAAGGCCGTCTTCCCTGATGCCATCTTTTATGGTATGGATGGAAAATTTCACACATCAGCAGTTCCGGAGCTTGCAGCTGCCAACTGGCTTGCAATGGCCGACCTGCTTCGGGAATGGTATCCTGAAGCAGTTCTTGTTGACATGGGGAGCACTACAACCGATATCATCCCGCTGAATGCCTTTGACTCTATGATCGGACAGACTGACCTCACCCGACTTCAACAGGGATACCTTGTGTACTGTGGTCTGCTCAGGACCAATGTTGCTACCCTGATTCAGTCAGCAGTTATCAATGGGCTGCCCACACCTGTCAGTACCGAATACTTTGCCTCAACTGGTGATATTTACGTAGCATTGCATCGGATTGAGCCCTCAGATTTCTCTGCTGATACCGCAGACCGGAAAGGAACTGACATAACCTCATGCATGAGACGGCTGGCACGGGTTGTCTGTGGAGACCTGGAAGAGATCGGTGAGGACGGTGCCCTCGATGTTGCCAGGTCAGTATACAATGCCCAGATGAACCAGATCACAGAATCTGTCCGAATGATTAGAGCACGACACCAAGCAGAGCAGATTCTCACAGTCGGAGTCGGATCTGCTCTTGTTGCGCAATGGACCGGTGGCAGTGATCTATCAGCAGAACTTGGTGAATATACTGACGCCATGCCCGCATATGCCGTACGGGAGAAGGCAACAGCGCTGGGTAATGCCGGTATACAGTAA
- a CDS encoding tetratricopeptide repeat protein: MILVFSTLFVGLPVAVAATVPDATIHTYQTRAPVDFEQDVETGIRDFNTWVTTGEEQLKASKYQEALESFNKALVACNQGRIFGADKARVLTGKGMTFLGLSRSKEALIAFSEARDLDPLNTAAIIGQGNANTGLGQYDDALMAYNEILSQNQSNPSILVQKGNALSLQGRAQAAINVYKSALKMDPDNAAALAGEGKMLASLNRHQEAVDAYNLSVKYDSHDADTWTNYGKSLWILGFYQQSLDAYNKALTIRPDDPVAIEGKATVTGLISRYQKAMVQTST; encoded by the coding sequence GTGATTCTGGTCTTCAGTACACTATTTGTTGGTCTGCCCGTAGCAGTAGCTGCAACAGTACCTGATGCCACGATTCACACGTATCAGACCCGGGCACCAGTCGATTTTGAACAGGATGTTGAGACTGGAATTAGGGATTTCAATACATGGGTGACAACCGGAGAAGAGCAACTGAAGGCATCAAAGTACCAGGAGGCTCTGGAATCATTTAACAAGGCTCTTGTCGCCTGTAATCAGGGTCGGATCTTCGGAGCAGATAAAGCAAGGGTGCTCACCGGCAAAGGTATGACATTCCTCGGCCTGAGTCGCTCCAAGGAAGCCCTAATCGCTTTTTCTGAGGCACGGGATCTTGATCCGCTCAATACTGCTGCCATCATCGGGCAGGGGAATGCAAACACAGGTCTTGGTCAGTATGATGATGCCCTGATGGCATACAACGAGATACTCTCCCAGAACCAGAGTAATCCATCGATCCTTGTTCAGAAAGGGAATGCGCTCAGCCTTCAGGGCCGTGCACAGGCTGCTATCAACGTATACAAGAGTGCTCTAAAAATGGATCCTGACAACGCTGCAGCTCTGGCAGGAGAAGGGAAGATGCTTGCTTCATTAAACCGCCACCAGGAGGCCGTTGATGCATATAATCTGTCAGTGAAGTATGATTCACATGATGCTGATACCTGGACCAACTATGGGAAGAGCCTCTGGATTCTCGGATTCTACCAGCAGTCACTTGATGCATATAATAAGGCACTGACAATCCGCCCCGATGATCCGGTAGCCATTGAGGGGAAGGCAACAGTGACCGGACTCATCTCAAGATACCAGAAGGCAATGGTACAGACATCTACATGA
- a CDS encoding HD domain-containing protein, translating into MNILSGDPGVSVISIPGFKEVGRFVEDCLQAHGAHGLDHTLRVTALCDSIGRREGADMQTLIPAALLHDIARPLEESKGVPHEEEGARIAEEFLISIRYPPEKIRGITHAILTHRYRSTRDPETLEAKILSDADKLDAMGAVGIARAFMTAGERGGEMQDAILHIDDKLLNLKPLMYTRTGQDMARERHQVLKRFREIYLNETRLISPEKSLSNVA; encoded by the coding sequence ATGAATATCTTATCAGGGGATCCTGGTGTTAGTGTCATATCTATACCAGGGTTCAAAGAAGTCGGGAGATTTGTGGAGGACTGTCTCCAGGCTCACGGAGCCCACGGACTTGATCATACATTGCGTGTTACTGCTCTCTGCGATAGTATCGGCAGAAGAGAAGGAGCAGATATGCAGACTCTCATCCCTGCAGCCCTCCTTCATGACATTGCACGCCCACTTGAAGAATCAAAGGGAGTTCCTCACGAGGAGGAGGGTGCCAGAATAGCAGAAGAGTTCCTGATATCTATCAGATATCCTCCTGAGAAGATCCGGGGGATTACTCATGCAATCCTGACTCACCGGTACCGATCTACTAGGGATCCCGAGACCCTGGAGGCGAAGATTCTCTCTGATGCAGACAAGCTGGATGCAATGGGAGCGGTAGGGATAGCTAGGGCATTCATGACGGCCGGTGAGAGGGGCGGTGAGATGCAGGATGCTATCCTCCATATCGACGACAAACTCCTCAACCTCAAACCATTGATGTACACGAGGACCGGTCAGGATATGGCCCGGGAACGTCATCAGGTTCTTAAGAGATTTCGTGAGATATACCTCAATGAGACGAGGCTGATATCACCGGAAAAAAGTTTGAGTAACGTTGCTTGA
- a CDS encoding PEGA domain-containing protein, which yields MRLWILLLLIFFTCTLTLAEMKNPEDLLPNQTFTNITQTPTQGSVSLPTTVPTIAISTDITTTPATLAPGTTEPTTTPTAEITSVPSLSPIIVPVPVTAKPAPEPITSGTPTPDATITSAPVSEVTIIPEMPLKKTVDSLSTQVQSPISGLALSGNFSFISSPSGATVTFDDSDKGTTPVTVAVDQSSSTPHTVKMEKSGYQDWTSIIDHNPAAGTTETISATLQASPQNGSISVTSTPSGAIVALDGSGIQTTPHTYPEVTAGSHTITISKDGYTSYTTAVTVASGAESVVSAVLSPVTNTGSLSVETYPPGAAILLNGVVYGITPSHFTAIPTGTYTMQLVKFGYQQVTQNIEISSGKENKVQVALPRWFPPTGTLSIRSFPSDGIVTLDGTIRGITPVRIHGLNPDSYNVRVSIPGYLDWIGIVDVTPGRETSIYGTLMPKGSIVRTGSISLTSSPSGASLVLDSRPQGKTPMSLQNLASGTHTLIFTYPGYEPVTTSITVQEGMTSELAVALYPYKAVNLTPGLISLSDDAAAYLSIHGRTQALQDFNNPTSGFTSDAHYVIALDLNGTILADGANSELIGTNLSENGPDQTSPGLLISSLARMGGGGMYATNLTPDKSQVSLLYVRPAINGIIIAAVAPVEGMDLQAFSGDLPDLKDSVHTAVLHAKELNREEGEANIETDSYSSSHVLLHPFDTNSTGDTDQNGVSTTSLLTASAGGGGAYIWIPLFDGSDMNSLTLGYAEMVDDTWGVWGSAVEEGHEIIAMMDAVPVVVSV from the coding sequence ATGAGGTTGTGGATACTGTTACTTCTCATCTTCTTCACATGTACGTTAACCCTTGCAGAGATGAAAAATCCTGAGGATCTATTACCAAACCAGACATTTACCAATATAACACAAACACCAACTCAAGGTTCTGTTAGTCTGCCAACAACCGTACCAACCATCGCTATTTCCACTGATATCACTACTACACCGGCCACTCTGGCACCTGGTACGACAGAGCCGACGACAACACCAACTGCGGAGATTACCTCTGTTCCATCTCTTTCCCCCATTATTGTCCCGGTTCCAGTAACGGCAAAGCCTGCTCCAGAACCTATCACTTCAGGAACTCCAACACCAGATGCCACGATTACCTCTGCTCCTGTATCAGAAGTAACGATAATACCGGAAATGCCACTCAAAAAGACCGTAGACAGCCTGTCAACACAGGTTCAGTCCCCGATATCCGGTCTTGCCCTTTCAGGGAACTTCAGTTTTATCTCATCACCATCAGGAGCAACGGTAACCTTTGACGACTCTGATAAGGGAACAACCCCGGTCACAGTTGCTGTCGATCAGAGCAGCAGTACTCCACATACCGTTAAAATGGAGAAGAGCGGATATCAGGACTGGACTTCTATCATAGATCATAATCCGGCTGCTGGCACTACAGAAACGATATCAGCAACACTACAGGCCAGCCCACAAAATGGATCAATATCAGTCACATCCACACCTTCTGGGGCAATCGTGGCACTAGATGGATCAGGTATCCAGACAACTCCTCATACATACCCGGAGGTAACTGCGGGATCACACACCATCACCATCAGTAAAGATGGTTACACATCATACACAACAGCAGTGACCGTCGCATCAGGTGCAGAGTCAGTCGTTTCTGCAGTTCTGAGCCCGGTAACCAACACCGGTTCGCTCTCGGTCGAGACATATCCTCCGGGAGCAGCCATCCTGCTAAACGGAGTGGTATATGGCATCACCCCCTCACACTTTACTGCTATCCCGACAGGAACCTATACCATGCAACTGGTGAAGTTCGGATACCAGCAGGTTACGCAGAATATTGAGATCAGTTCGGGAAAAGAGAACAAAGTTCAGGTTGCGCTACCCAGATGGTTCCCGCCAACCGGAACACTTTCCATACGATCATTTCCTAGTGATGGTATAGTCACCCTTGATGGAACTATCCGGGGTATTACGCCGGTGCGTATTCATGGGCTTAATCCTGACAGTTACAATGTCAGGGTCTCAATTCCAGGATATCTTGACTGGATAGGCATCGTGGATGTTACTCCGGGCAGAGAAACTTCTATCTATGGAACACTTATGCCCAAGGGGTCTATAGTTCGCACAGGTTCCATCTCTCTCACCTCATCCCCATCCGGAGCATCGTTGGTACTGGACTCACGCCCACAGGGGAAGACACCGATGAGTCTTCAGAATCTGGCTAGCGGTACTCATACCCTTATATTCACATATCCCGGGTATGAACCGGTGACGACTTCGATAACCGTGCAGGAGGGGATGACAAGTGAACTCGCTGTTGCATTATACCCGTATAAAGCGGTGAACCTCACCCCTGGATTGATTAGTCTTTCTGATGATGCGGCTGCATATCTCTCAATTCATGGAAGAACTCAGGCACTTCAGGACTTTAACAACCCTACAAGCGGATTTACCAGTGACGCACATTACGTAATCGCTCTTGATCTGAACGGAACCATACTAGCAGACGGGGCGAACTCTGAACTTATCGGTACCAACCTGTCAGAAAATGGTCCTGATCAGACATCTCCGGGTCTTTTGATCTCCTCCCTTGCAAGGATGGGGGGTGGTGGTATGTACGCTACGAATCTGACACCTGATAAGAGCCAGGTCTCACTCCTCTACGTAAGGCCAGCGATCAATGGGATCATCATCGCTGCGGTTGCACCGGTTGAAGGGATGGACCTTCAGGCTTTTTCTGGTGATCTCCCAGATCTAAAGGATAGTGTTCATACTGCAGTTCTCCATGCAAAAGAACTCAACCGGGAAGAGGGTGAGGCAAATATCGAGACAGACTCATACTCATCATCTCATGTACTGCTACATCCGTTTGATACGAACAGCACCGGGGATACAGATCAGAATGGTGTCAGTACTACCAGTCTTCTCACTGCTTCAGCCGGAGGTGGAGGAGCATATATCTGGATTCCCTTGTTTGATGGTTCAGACATGAACAGCCTCACATTGGGATATGCGGAGATGGTTGATGACACCTGGGGAGTCTGGGGATCAGCAGTTGAAGAGGGTCACGAGATTATCGCTATGATGGATGCTGTGCCGGTTGTGGTATCAGTATAA
- a CDS encoding heavy metal-binding domain-containing protein: MASDIIIVSTPYVPGYRIMSQFGFTWGLIVRSRGIGGNVVAGLRTILGGEIHEYTQLLNESRSHALERMKSHAKEMGANAVIGVAFDSSEIGQSMTEVLAYGTAVFVEPEQEECKPVRLV; the protein is encoded by the coding sequence ATGGCATCTGATATTATCATTGTCAGCACTCCCTATGTTCCGGGATACAGAATAATGAGTCAGTTTGGATTTACCTGGGGTCTCATAGTCAGGAGCCGTGGAATCGGGGGAAATGTTGTTGCCGGTCTGCGGACTATCCTTGGTGGCGAGATTCATGAATATACGCAACTATTGAATGAATCGCGATCCCACGCACTTGAAAGGATGAAATCTCATGCTAAAGAGATGGGTGCAAATGCTGTCATTGGGGTCGCTTTTGATTCATCTGAAATCGGGCAATCGATGACTGAAGTACTTGCTTACGGGACAGCAGTGTTTGTTGAACCTGAACAGGAAGAATGTAAACCCGTCCGGTTGGTTTGA
- a CDS encoding glycerol dehydrogenase: MSRILASPSKYIQGAGELSRIRDHISRLGGPYLFVMGGFAYSNLKGIIEESFRDSGATLIFEKFGGECTHEEIDRIRRIYETHTCCVTVGVGGGKALDTAKGVSYYEGCPVISVPTIASTDSPTSAISVVYTEDHEFDGNLQLPRNPEIVLVDTDVIAHAPIRMLVAGMGDALSTYFEAMANVASGKENFAGGTFTNTSVALARLCYDILIRDGLEAKTSAENQICSPELENIIEANIFLSGVGFESNGLACAHSIYNSLTILPQCHNMYHGELVAFGTLVQMVLEGRPKVEVDEVLQFCTSVGLPVSFSDISSSELSPDDIQKVAKTACGPGSFMGAEPFDVTSVMIVEAMNRADTLGREYKSKVT, encoded by the coding sequence ATGTCCAGAATACTAGCGTCACCTTCAAAGTATATTCAGGGAGCAGGGGAACTATCGCGAATCAGGGATCATATCTCCCGATTGGGTGGGCCTTATCTCTTTGTTATGGGAGGCTTTGCCTATTCTAATCTGAAGGGGATCATTGAGGAGAGTTTCAGGGATTCTGGAGCCACATTGATCTTCGAAAAGTTTGGTGGAGAATGTACACATGAGGAGATCGATCGGATCAGGAGAATTTATGAAACCCATACATGCTGTGTAACTGTCGGAGTTGGAGGAGGAAAGGCCCTTGACACGGCAAAAGGTGTGTCATACTACGAAGGATGCCCGGTAATATCGGTTCCGACCATTGCGTCTACCGACTCTCCCACAAGTGCAATATCAGTTGTCTATACCGAAGATCACGAGTTTGATGGAAATCTTCAGTTACCACGAAATCCGGAGATCGTGCTGGTTGATACCGATGTTATTGCCCATGCACCGATACGAATGCTGGTCGCAGGTATGGGTGATGCGTTATCCACTTATTTTGAAGCTATGGCTAATGTGGCTTCAGGGAAAGAAAACTTTGCGGGTGGAACGTTTACCAATACCTCTGTGGCACTTGCAAGACTCTGTTATGATATTCTTATTCGGGACGGGCTGGAAGCAAAAACATCAGCAGAAAATCAGATCTGTTCACCTGAACTTGAAAACATCATTGAAGCAAATATTTTTCTTAGTGGGGTAGGGTTTGAGAGTAACGGCCTTGCCTGTGCTCATTCAATATACAACAGCCTCACTATTCTGCCACAATGTCACAATATGTATCACGGTGAACTGGTGGCATTTGGAACACTGGTTCAGATGGTTCTGGAAGGCAGACCTAAAGTGGAGGTAGATGAAGTCCTGCAGTTCTGTACTAGTGTAGGATTGCCAGTTAGTTTTTCTGATATTAGTAGCAGTGAATTGAGTCCTGATGATATTCAAAAGGTTGCAAAGACTGCTTGCGGACCCGGTTCATTTATGGGGGCTGAGCCTTTTGATGTGACATCTGTCATGATTGTTGAGGCTATGAATAGAGCAGATACTCTTGGTAGGGAGTATAAATCAAAAGTGACCTGA
- a CDS encoding histone, which yields MTDLPIAAVSRIAKANGAERVGSDAAELLVKKAEAYVAKLAKEANKLATHAGRKTIKAEDVEMAVENI from the coding sequence ATGACGGATTTACCAATTGCAGCAGTCAGCCGTATTGCCAAGGCAAACGGAGCAGAGCGTGTAGGTTCAGATGCAGCCGAGTTGTTAGTCAAGAAAGCAGAGGCGTACGTCGCAAAACTTGCAAAAGAAGCGAATAAACTCGCCACTCATGCAGGTCGAAAGACCATCAAGGCAGAAGATGTCGAGATGGCTGTCGAGAATATCTAA
- a CDS encoding ABC transporter substrate-binding protein gives MKFKNVLQIFIALLICFSCAGAVSSADISFTDSEGRLITLPATAERVVCLNSDAAEMMVALGAGDKIVGLTDSVMTDTTLMSHIPNAVSVGDWQTPNLEKVLQLKPDAVVTYSSSKPKNQDQFMNAGINLTYLDCYKIKTLNHDVRSLGTLMGASDKAEAYTQFKDKWENLVGSRVANLAPEQIPSVYIEGYSDYSANGKGSGVDQELSIAKGTNLAAALGEQWPKVTPEWIISQDPGVIIKVVSLKPEKTLAQVRDDVLHRSGFETLSAVKNNQVFALNGDLAYGPRSPAGLVYVAKAMHPDQLQDVSPDDVLKEYAEKFVSGMEKGEYYSPVL, from the coding sequence ATGAAATTTAAAAATGTGCTACAAATTTTCATTGCACTCCTGATCTGTTTCAGCTGTGCAGGTGCTGTTAGTTCTGCTGATATCTCATTCACCGATTCTGAAGGGAGACTGATCACCCTCCCAGCCACTGCAGAGCGGGTAGTCTGTCTCAACAGTGATGCTGCCGAGATGATGGTGGCACTTGGAGCAGGTGACAAGATTGTCGGTCTGACTGATAGTGTTATGACAGATACCACTCTGATGTCCCATATTCCCAATGCAGTCAGTGTTGGCGATTGGCAGACTCCCAATTTAGAAAAAGTACTTCAGTTAAAACCAGATGCCGTGGTAACATACTCGAGTTCAAAACCCAAAAATCAGGATCAGTTCATGAATGCAGGAATTAACCTGACATATCTTGACTGTTACAAGATCAAGACACTCAATCATGATGTCAGGTCACTTGGTACCCTTATGGGTGCATCAGACAAGGCAGAAGCGTATACGCAATTCAAAGACAAATGGGAGAATCTGGTCGGTTCAAGGGTAGCGAATCTGGCACCAGAGCAGATTCCATCAGTGTACATCGAAGGGTATTCAGATTATTCTGCAAATGGAAAGGGTAGTGGAGTAGATCAGGAACTGAGTATTGCCAAAGGAACAAACCTTGCTGCCGCTCTGGGAGAGCAATGGCCAAAGGTTACACCCGAATGGATCATTAGTCAAGACCCGGGAGTTATCATCAAGGTTGTCTCACTAAAGCCCGAAAAAACTCTTGCACAGGTAAGGGATGACGTTTTACATCGTTCAGGGTTTGAGACACTTTCAGCAGTCAAGAATAATCAGGTATTTGCCTTGAATGGCGATCTCGCGTATGGTCCCAGGAGTCCTGCAGGTCTTGTGTATGTAGCAAAAGCCATGCACCCTGATCAACTTCAGGATGTCAGTCCTGATGATGTCCTTAAGGAGTATGCTGAGAAGTTTGTGTCGGGTATGGAGAAAGGAGAGTATTATTCGCCGGTTCTCTGA